In the Flavobacterium sp. 90 genome, AATTGACGAAAATGGCGAGTACACAACTTCTCTTTTTAAATTGGCTGGCCGAATCAAACAAGATGGAGATCAGCCTTATGATGTTTTAAATCCAACTTCGGCAGGAGCTGTTTTTGGCGAAGGCGCCAGTTTTTTTGTTTTAGAAAATGAAAAAAAAGAAACTACTTATGCACAGGTTTTAGATGTTGAGATTAAAAACACTTTGGAAGAAAACGAAGTTGAAGCAGAAATAATCGCGTTTTTAAAAATCAACAATTTACAAATTTCAGACATTGATGCTGTTGTTTTTGGTTTAAACGGAAACATCACTTTTGATTCTTATTATAAAAATCTGGCTGAAAATGCTTTCGCAGAAACGCCTCAATTGTATTACAAACATTTGAGTGGAGAATATGATACGGCTTCGGCTTTCGCTTTATGGATCGCTTCAAAAGTAATCAGAACTCAGGAAATTCCGGAAATTATAAAAGTAAATTCGGTTGAAAAACCAGCTTATAATACCATTTTATTGTACAATCAATTAGATGGAAAAAATCATAGTTTTACGTTACTTTCAAAATGATAACGCATAAAAAAGTCACCATTTTTTTTATCTCCTTATTACTTTTTTTATTTTTATTAAAAGCTGATAAAGGAATTAACGGATTGTGGTTTTTAGTAGTTGCCTTACCTTTTCTTGCCATTAATATTTATGGAACAGCAAGAATTTCATCTAATTATATCGTAAAAGCTTTCTGTAACAATCCTTTAGAAACAGAAAAAAAAATCGCTTTAACTTTTGATGACGGTCCAAGTGAATTTACTTTGGAAGTTTTAGAACTTCTGAAAAAATACAATGCAAAAGCAACCTTTTTCTGCATTGGGAAAAACATTGAAAAACATCCTGAAATTCTAAAACAAATTATTGCCGAAGGTCATTTGGTTGGAAATCATTCTTACGGTCATTCTAAGTTTTTTGATTTTTATACTACTCCAACCATAATCGAAGAACTTCAAAAAACAGATAGACTTCTGGAAAAATTTACTTCCAAGAAAATCAACTTCTTTCGTCCGCCTTACGGAGTAACGACACCATCAATTGGAAGAGCTTTAAAAATCACTGGACATAAAGTTATTGGCTGGAATATTCGTTCGCTTGACGGCGGAACAACAAATGTGGAATTGATTTTGAATCGAATTAAAAAACGTCTTTCTCCTGGTGGAATTGTACTTTTGCACGATACAGGATCACATTCCGTTTTAGTATTGGAACAGTTTTTGCAATTTTTACAGCAAAACAATTATGAAGTGATTTCGATTGAAGAACTTTTGAATCTTAAAGCTTATGAAGATTGAACGCTGATAAAATAGCAACTCATCAAGTTAGACCTAACAGGTTTTAAAAACCTGTTAGGTCTTGCTAAACAATTTTTAACAAAATATGAAAACTAAAATAGCACTCTTAATTTTATTTATTTCAGGCAATTTGTTTGCTCAGGAACAAAAAATGTCTGACGCTGAAATCGCTACTTTTAAGCAAGATGTAAATGTAGTTTCGAAAAAAATCAAAACTTTAAGTACTGATTTTGTACAATACAAACATTTGGATTTTTTATCGAAAGACATTGAAACTTCAGGTAAAATGATTTTCAAAGAGCCAAGTTTACTGCAATGGCAATATAAAAAACCATACAATTACAGCATCGTTTTCAAAAACGGAAAAATTCTGATTAACGACGAAGGAAAGAAAAGTGCAGTTGATATTGGCAACAGCAAAATCTTTGGTCGTATCAATAAATTAATCGTTGGCAGCGTGAGCGGAAATATGTTTGATGACAAAGAATTTACGATTTCGTACTTTAAATTAAAAGGACAAAATTTGGCGAAATTTGTTCCAAAAGATGCTACTTTGAAAAAATACATCAAACAAATTGAACTGACTTTTGATAAAGAAGAAGCAACTGTTGTTCAGGTAAAACTATTGGAATCATCTGAAGATTATACTAGAATTGTACTTAAAAACAAAGTGATCAATGCAAAAATCGACGATTCAGTTTTTAATAATTAATTGCCTTTTGGCATTAGTTTTAGTTTCTTGTGGCTCAGTCACAAAAAATTATACGCCTAAAAAATTAGACAAAACGTCTTATCAGGTTCCCTATTTTACAGACACAAATACTGATTATGTTTACAAAACAAATATTACGGTTTATGGTCATGAAATATCCGGAATTTTTATTGCTAAAAAAATAAATGATACCACACATCGCGTTGTTTTTACAACCGAATTTGGTAACAAATTGTTAGATTTTGAAATTTCAAAAAAGACTTTTAAAGTCAACTCGATTGTATCTGAATTAGATCGAAAAATCCTGATTAACACTTTAACCGAAGATTTCCGTTTGCTTCTTAAAAATGAATATTTGATGCAGGAACAATTTGAAAATGAATCAGATGACATCTATAAATCAGCAGATGGAAACCGCGATAATTATCTTTTTATTTCTAAAAAAACATCGAAATTAGATAAAGTCGTAAATGCCTCTAAAACAAAAGAAAAAATAACACTGCTTTTTAGTTCAGAAAACAATATTTTTGCCGAGAAAATTCAGATTATTCATCAGAATATCAAGTTAAAAATCGAGTTAAATTATTTTAAATCAGAGTAAAAACTTAATCTAAAGCTAAACTTAAACCAAATTAAAAATGAAAAAAATAACCGTAATTGCCTTTGTTTTATTTATCGGAATCATAACCTCAAACGCACAAGTAAGAGTTAGTCCCGGAATTCGTGGAGGTTTAAATGTCTCAACATTAACCAATATTGATGATAATAAATCTAAAACAGATTTTTATGTTGGTGGATTAGTGAACATTAAATTTAATAAATATTTTTCGTTACAGCCAGAGATAACATATTCAAGACAAGGTGATCAAGGAAGAGAATATCTTGGAAACGGTTATAATTATCGTTATGTTAATTATGAATTAAACTACCTAACACTTGGTGCAGTTGCAAAATTTAATATTGGCGGTAAAGCTTTTCACATTTTAGGAGGTCCGTCTGTAGATTTTAAAGTTTCTGATAATTATATCAACAGCAGTCCTGAAGATTTTGACCTTGCCTTTGTTGGAGGTGTTGGTTATACATTGCCAAACGGATTAACGTTTGAAGCCAGAATTAAACAAGGATTAGTTGATATTTATGGTTATGAAGGAATTAACAATAATAGCGATTATTACTATAATGATGTTATTTTAAATCAGGTTTTTCAAATTGGTATCAGTTATACTTTTAAAGTAAAATAATGTATAAAAAGAAATTAACGATTGCCTTATTCTTTTTTTTTGCAATCGTAAACATACAAGCACAAGTTACTTTTAATCCTGGTCTCAGAGGAGGTTTTAGTTTTTCGACTATTTCAGAAATGCATGCCGATTACAGAACTGATTTTTATGTTGGCGGATTTGGAGAAATCAATATAACGAAACGTTATGCTCTTCAGCCTGAAATAACATACACCAGACAAGGATCGAACAATGTTGCCCGAAACTATTTTGACGATATTTCAGGTGTTGAAAAAGTAGAACATCGCGATTTACAAATCGATTATTTGTCATTGACTCTTATTAATAAATTTACATTTGGGCCTGGTATTCAAATACAATTTGGTCCGGCTTTAGATGTTCTTTTACATGATAATTTGATTAAGAGAAAACAAAGTAATGATATTGCATTTGTTACGGGTATCGCTTATAAAGTATCTCCAAATCTAACCATTGAAGGCCGATTAAAAAAAGGATTTTTGGATGTATTGGATAGTGGCTATTATCACAATGATCGCAATGATGATTATTTATTTGGGGATTACAACACCAATATTAATTTTCAATTAGGGCTTTCTTATTCTTTTGGAGAAAAAAATAAAAGATTATGGTTTTAAAAGATTTTTATAAAGTTCTATCGGAAGAAAAAACGGGAGATTCTAAATATAATATCACGATTTTGGTCAATGAAAAACATGAAGTTTTCAAAGGTCATTTTCCAGGAAATCCAATTATGCCGGGAGTTTGCATGATTCAGATTATTAAAGAACTTACAGAAGCAATTACCAAAAGTACTTTGATGATTCAAACGCTTGCCAATGTAAAATTTATGGCACTTATTAATCCTAAAGCTACTCCTGAATTGCGTTTAGAACTTGATATTACTACAACCGAAGATGATTTGGTTAAAGTAAAAAACACAACTTATTTTAATGACACAGTTGCTTTGAAATTGAGCAATGTGTACAAAAAGATATAATTATGAAACTATTATTGTCATTGCTTTTATGGATAAATTTTGCTGGAAATCCAGATTTGGCTTCCATCAGAAAAATGTATTCGAGCGTTACAAAATCAGAAAGTAATGCTAAAGAATTTTCAGAAAAACTGTCGACAGTTTCAAACGACGATGCAAAAATTTTAGTGGCTTACAAAGCAGCTTCGATTTTGTTAGATTCAAAGTTTGAGAAAAAATTAAAAGACAAAATGGATCGTTTTAAAGAAGGTGCAAATCTTCTTGAATCGACGATAAAAAGCGAACCTAATAATATTGAAATTAGAATGATCAGGTTAAGTATTCAGGAAAATGTTCCCGGAATAACTGGTTATAAAAAAAATATTAAAGAAGATAAAAATTATATTACAGCGCATTATGCAGAGCAAAATGCTGCTTTAAAAGATTATCTAAAAGACTTTGTTTTGCAATCGAAAAGTTTCTCTGAAAAAGAAAAACAAATCGTAAAGTAGGCTAAAGAAAAACTCGAAATGAAACCTATTTTATCACAGCAAGAATTACTTAATTCGACTCATTTTTGTGTCATTGTTCCCACGTACAACAATCACAAAACTTTAAAAAAAGTGCTGGATTCTATTTTAGATTTCACTACAAATATCATTATTGTCAATGACGGATCGACCGATGACACTTTTGAGATTCTACAACAATATTCGCAATTAACTCAAATTCATCATCCTAAAAATATAGGAAAAGGACGAGCGCTTAGAAATGGTTTTAGAAAAGCAATCGAACAGCAATTTGAATATGCAATTACGATTGATTCTGACGGACAACATTTTGCTTCAGATATTCCGAATTTTATTGCCGAAATTCAAAAAGAGCCAAATTCTTTATTGATTGGAAGCCGTAATATGACACAGGAAAATGTACCAAAGAAAAGCAGTTTCGGAAACAAGTTTTCAAATTTCTGGTTCAAATTCGAAACCGGAATTGTATTAGAAGACACACAATCAGGTTTCCGTTTATATCCTTTAAACCTAATTCCGAAACAATTTTACACCAATAAATTTGAGTTCGAAATTGAAGTTATCGTTCGTTCTGCCTGGAAAGGAGTTGTTGTAAAAAATATTCCAATTCAGATTTTGTACGATCCATTGGAACGTGTTTCGCATTTTCGTCCGTTTAAGGATTTTACCCGAATCAGTATTTTAAATACCGTTTTGGTTATTAATGCTTTACTATATATAAAACCTCGGGATTACTTTAGAAAAGCAAAAAAAAAAGGATTTAAAAAGTTCTTTCTTGAAGATATTTTAGAAAGCAGCGATTCAAATTTCAAAAAATCTGCTGCAATTGCTTTAGGAATTTTCATTGGGATTTCTCCGTTTTGGGGATTTCAAACCATACTGCTTTTTACTTTTGCTGCATTGTTCAAGCTCAACAAAGTCATTGCTTATCTGGCTTCAAATGTGAGCTTCCCTCCCTTTATTCCGTTTGTTATTTACGGTTCTTTAAAAATGGGAAGTTATTTTGTGTCCAACGAAGCACCTTTGATTTTGGATAGTTCGATTACGCTTAACGATATTCAAAAAAATGCAACGCAATATATCGTCGGAAGTCTTATTTTAGCATCCGTTTTAGCACTGTCAGTTGGTTTTATTAGTTATTTACTTTTAACCGCTTTTAGTTCTAAGAAAAAAACGAATATTACGTAAAATTTTGTCACAGATTATAGAATTAAAAATGATTTCTAATCTGTGCCAATTTAGCCACGAATTACACAAATTTTCACGAATTAATTAGTATAAATTCGCGTAATTCATGCTGAAAAAAATCCATGGAAATCATTTTAATCTGTGGCACAAAAACAATCTATACAGATAGATTTAAAATAAATAATTCGTGCCAATTCGTGAAATTCGTGGCAAAAAAACAATAAAAAATAAACATGCATCATTATTTCTACGCCATTCATTTGTTTGTAAACCGAAGAAAATCTTTGTCGGTTGTATTGGCGATTCTGATGCTTTTGGTGTTTGGATTTTTTGCTTCTCAAATTAAATTTGAAGAAGATATTACCAAACTTATTCCAACAAATGATAAAAGTGACGTTACCGCAAAAGTCCTGAAACAACTTAATTTTGCCGATAAAATTACCGTTATTTTCAAACTTGATAAAAACGGAACTGACGAAGATTTAAAAGAAATGGCAACTGCTTTTTCAGACAGTATTGCCAAATCTTGTAAACCTTATGTAACCGGAATTCAGGGAAAAGTTGACGAAGAAAATATTCAGGAAACTATTGATTTCGTTTATAACAATTTGCCTCTTTTTCTGGAAAATAAAGATTACGAATCAATTCAGAATAAGCTTCAAAAAGATAGTATTGCCGCGACTGTTCAGGGAAATTATAAATCGATAATTTCGCCATCAGGATTTATTACTAAAGATTTTATTCTTCAAGATCCGCTTGGGATTTCTTTTATTGCTCTTAAAAAATTACAGCAACTTAATATTGGTGACGATTTTACGCTCGACAATGGTTTTGTAATGACTAAGGACAAAAAGAAATTATTGCTTTTTATTACTTCAAATCTTCCGTCGAGCGAAACTGAAAAGAACACAATTTTTGCCGCTAAACTGAAATCAATTCAGGATAATCTGAATCAGAAATTTAAATCCAAAACTTCCATCAGCTATTTTGGTTCTGCATTAATTGCTGTTGCAAATGCCAATCAAATTAAAAGTGATATTGTTTTAACGACAACAATCGCGATGATTACGCTAATGTTGATTTTGATTTTATTCTATCGAAAGATATTAATTCCGCTAATTATTTTTCTTCCAACGGTTTTTGGAGCTTTGTTTGCCGTGGCATTTTTGTTTTTTGTAAAAGAACAAATCTCAGCCATTTCACTCGGAATTGGTTCAATTTTATTGGGAATTACCATCGATTATTCCATTCATATTCTAACGCATTACAAACATAATAGCGATGTAAAAACATTGTATAAAGACATTACAATGCCGGTAATTATGAGCAGTTCTACAACTGCTGTTGCTTTTTTATGTTTGCTTTTTGTAAAATCTGATGCTCTAAATGATCTCGGAATTTTTGCTGCCGTAATTGTTATGGCAACCGGAATCTTCTCTCTTTTGATTGTTCCGCATTTGTATAAACCAAAAGAAAACAATTTTGAACATAAGAAAAATGTAATTGATAAACTGGCGCATTTCTCTTTTCATAACAATAAATACCTCATTGGTTTTTGCGTTTTAATCACGATCATTTGTTGTTTTACGTATAATAATGTGGGTTTCAATAACGATTTATCGCAATTAAATTTTGTTCCAAAAGAAATTAAAGCTGCCGAAAAAGATCTGGAAGAAAGCACAAGTTTAACATCAAAAACCATTTATGTTGCTTCATACGGAAATAGTATGGAGGAAGTTTTGCAAAACAACAGCAAACTTTTCTCTGATTTATCAAAAGAAAAACAACAAGATAAAATTTTAAATTTCAGTTCCGTTGGCGGAATTATGCTTTCGCAGAAACAACAAAAACAGAAAATCGACAAATGGAATTCGTTTTGGGATGCCAATAAAAAACAGCTTTTAAAATCGGGATTAATTGCCGAAGGTTCTAAACTCGGTTTTAAACCAACAACATATTCACTATTTTTTGATCATTTAGATTTTGATTTCAAACCTATTTCTGCTCAGGAATATTTAAAAATTCAGGCTTTACAACTGAAAGAATTTGTAACCGAAAAAAAAGGATTTTTCACAATTTCTACTTTAGTAAAAGTAGCTCCGGAACAACGAGATGCTTTTGTGAAATTGGCTTCCGCCAAAGATAATCTGATCGCAATTGATCGTCAGCAAATGAATGAAACGTTTTTTAGCACTTTAAAAACTGATTTTAATTCGCTTGTTAATTACTCTTTTGTTGCCGTAATTCTGATTCTGTTTTTCTTTTTTAGAAGAGTCGAATTAGTAATTGTGAGTTGTATTCCGATTGCTTTAACCGGAATTGTTACGGCAGGAATTATGGGAATCTTTGGTATTCAAATGAATATTTTCAGCATGATTGTCTGTACTTTGATTTTTGGCCACGGTGTCGATTTCAGTATTTTCATGACAAGTGCGCTTCAAAAAGAATATACAACGGGAAAAAATGAAATTGCGATTTATAGAACTTCAATTATTCTGGCGGTTATTACAACCATATTAGGAATTGGCGCGATGATTTTTGCACAACATCCAGCGTTGCGATCGATTTCATCGGTTTCGTTAATTGGAGTTTTTGCGGCACTAATTATTACGTTTATTTTTTATCCGATTCTCTTTAAATTATTTTTATCAAATAGACCAAAAAACGGAAATGCTCCTTTTGAATTACGTTCCTTTTTGCATGGTGTTTTATCTTTTACTTATTACGGCCTTGGCGGTATTTTGATGTCAATTTTCAGTTTGATTCTTATGCCGATAATTCCGCTAAGCGAAAAAACAAAAATGAAAGGATTTAGATATTGCATTTCAAAATTCATGAAATCGGTATTGTATACAAATCCTTTTGTAGATAAAAAAGTAATTAATAAGTATAATGAAGATTTTGAAAAACCAGCCATTTTAATTGCCAATCATTCTTCCTTTTTAGACATTCTGGCAATTGGCGGATTGAGTCCTAAAATCATTTTTCTGGTAAATGACTGGGTTTATAATTCTCCTGTTTTTGGTGCGACGGTAAAAAAAGCAGGTTTTTATCCCGTTTCTGAAGGACTTGAAAATGGCGTTGAACATTTACGCCAAAAAGTAAAAGAAGGTTATTCAATAATGATTTTTCCGGAAGGAACCCGTTCAGAAAGTAATCAGATTAAGCGTTTTCATAAAGGTGCATTTTATCTTGCTGAAGAGTTTAATTTAGACATTCTTCCGGTTCTTATTCATGGTGCTTCAGAAACACTTCCGAAAGGAGATTTTATAATTCACGATGGCAGTATTACGGTTTCTATTTTAGAAAGAATTACGCCCGAGAATCTTTCTTTTGGAAAAAGTTATGCCGAAAGAACAAAGGAAATAAGTGCTTTCTTTAAATCTAAATTTCAGGAAATCCGTCAGGAAATAGAAGGTCCGAAATATTTCAAAAAGATGCTTCTTCATAGTTATGACTACAAAGAAATTGAGGTTACAAAAGGGGTAAAAAATGATTTAAGAAATAATCTTGAAAACTATTATCGCTTAAACCAATACATTTCGGCGAAAGCCAAAATAGCTCATTTGTCTAATGATTATGGTCAATTAGACGTATTATTGGCTTTGCAGGAGCCACAACGAAAAATATATTCTTATAATAGTGACGAAGAGAAACGCGAAATTTCTAAGACTAATTATATCGTCAAAAAAAGAAAAATTTTCTATCCCGAAAACCTCGAAACTATTTTAGAAAATCAATTTGATGTTGTTTTAATTTCTGACGAAAGTTATAACGATAATCCTGAAAAAATCGTTTCAAAATTTGACACTATAATTTTAATATATTGCTTACATTATAAAGTAAAATTGATTGCTTCTGGTTTCAAAATTATATCAGAAGA is a window encoding:
- a CDS encoding beta-ketoacyl synthase N-terminal-like domain-containing protein; amino-acid sequence: MKTYINGVGCISAQKTFDTVFLEEAVHNQNDTILSIVAPVYKDFITPAASRRMAKGVKNGIVASALALKDAQLENVDAIITGTGLGCIEDSEKFLKNILDNNEEFLTPTSFIQSTHNTVGAQIALSLQCKGYNFTYVNGAVSFESALLDAKMQIEENEANSILVGGIDENGEYTTSLFKLAGRIKQDGDQPYDVLNPTSAGAVFGEGASFFVLENEKKETTYAQVLDVEIKNTLEENEVEAEIIAFLKINNLQISDIDAVVFGLNGNITFDSYYKNLAENAFAETPQLYYKHLSGEYDTASAFALWIASKVIRTQEIPEIIKVNSVEKPAYNTILLYNQLDGKNHSFTLLSK
- a CDS encoding polysaccharide deacetylase family protein, whose translation is MITHKKVTIFFISLLLFLFLLKADKGINGLWFLVVALPFLAINIYGTARISSNYIVKAFCNNPLETEKKIALTFDDGPSEFTLEVLELLKKYNAKATFFCIGKNIEKHPEILKQIIAEGHLVGNHSYGHSKFFDFYTTPTIIEELQKTDRLLEKFTSKKINFFRPPYGVTTPSIGRALKITGHKVIGWNIRSLDGGTTNVELILNRIKKRLSPGGIVLLHDTGSHSVLVLEQFLQFLQQNNYEVISIEELLNLKAYED
- a CDS encoding outer membrane lipoprotein carrier protein LolA, yielding MKTKIALLILFISGNLFAQEQKMSDAEIATFKQDVNVVSKKIKTLSTDFVQYKHLDFLSKDIETSGKMIFKEPSLLQWQYKKPYNYSIVFKNGKILINDEGKKSAVDIGNSKIFGRINKLIVGSVSGNMFDDKEFTISYFKLKGQNLAKFVPKDATLKKYIKQIELTFDKEEATVVQVKLLESSEDYTRIVLKNKVINAKIDDSVFNN
- a CDS encoding porin family protein, with the translated sequence MKKITVIAFVLFIGIITSNAQVRVSPGIRGGLNVSTLTNIDDNKSKTDFYVGGLVNIKFNKYFSLQPEITYSRQGDQGREYLGNGYNYRYVNYELNYLTLGAVAKFNIGGKAFHILGGPSVDFKVSDNYINSSPEDFDLAFVGGVGYTLPNGLTFEARIKQGLVDIYGYEGINNNSDYYYNDVILNQVFQIGISYTFKVK
- a CDS encoding outer membrane beta-barrel protein; translation: MYKKKLTIALFFFFAIVNIQAQVTFNPGLRGGFSFSTISEMHADYRTDFYVGGFGEINITKRYALQPEITYTRQGSNNVARNYFDDISGVEKVEHRDLQIDYLSLTLINKFTFGPGIQIQFGPALDVLLHDNLIKRKQSNDIAFVTGIAYKVSPNLTIEGRLKKGFLDVLDSGYYHNDRNDDYLFGDYNTNINFQLGLSYSFGEKNKRLWF
- a CDS encoding 3-hydroxyacyl-ACP dehydratase, yielding MVLKDFYKVLSEEKTGDSKYNITILVNEKHEVFKGHFPGNPIMPGVCMIQIIKELTEAITKSTLMIQTLANVKFMALINPKATPELRLELDITTTEDDLVKVKNTTYFNDTVALKLSNVYKKI
- a CDS encoding DUF2062 domain-containing protein encodes the protein MKPILSQQELLNSTHFCVIVPTYNNHKTLKKVLDSILDFTTNIIIVNDGSTDDTFEILQQYSQLTQIHHPKNIGKGRALRNGFRKAIEQQFEYAITIDSDGQHFASDIPNFIAEIQKEPNSLLIGSRNMTQENVPKKSSFGNKFSNFWFKFETGIVLEDTQSGFRLYPLNLIPKQFYTNKFEFEIEVIVRSAWKGVVVKNIPIQILYDPLERVSHFRPFKDFTRISILNTVLVINALLYIKPRDYFRKAKKKGFKKFFLEDILESSDSNFKKSAAIALGIFIGISPFWGFQTILLFTFAALFKLNKVIAYLASNVSFPPFIPFVIYGSLKMGSYFVSNEAPLILDSSITLNDIQKNATQYIVGSLILASVLALSVGFISYLLLTAFSSKKKTNIT
- a CDS encoding 1-acyl-sn-glycerol-3-phosphate acyltransferase, encoding MHHYFYAIHLFVNRRKSLSVVLAILMLLVFGFFASQIKFEEDITKLIPTNDKSDVTAKVLKQLNFADKITVIFKLDKNGTDEDLKEMATAFSDSIAKSCKPYVTGIQGKVDEENIQETIDFVYNNLPLFLENKDYESIQNKLQKDSIAATVQGNYKSIISPSGFITKDFILQDPLGISFIALKKLQQLNIGDDFTLDNGFVMTKDKKKLLLFITSNLPSSETEKNTIFAAKLKSIQDNLNQKFKSKTSISYFGSALIAVANANQIKSDIVLTTTIAMITLMLILILFYRKILIPLIIFLPTVFGALFAVAFLFFVKEQISAISLGIGSILLGITIDYSIHILTHYKHNSDVKTLYKDITMPVIMSSSTTAVAFLCLLFVKSDALNDLGIFAAVIVMATGIFSLLIVPHLYKPKENNFEHKKNVIDKLAHFSFHNNKYLIGFCVLITIICCFTYNNVGFNNDLSQLNFVPKEIKAAEKDLEESTSLTSKTIYVASYGNSMEEVLQNNSKLFSDLSKEKQQDKILNFSSVGGIMLSQKQQKQKIDKWNSFWDANKKQLLKSGLIAEGSKLGFKPTTYSLFFDHLDFDFKPISAQEYLKIQALQLKEFVTEKKGFFTISTLVKVAPEQRDAFVKLASAKDNLIAIDRQQMNETFFSTLKTDFNSLVNYSFVAVILILFFFFRRVELVIVSCIPIALTGIVTAGIMGIFGIQMNIFSMIVCTLIFGHGVDFSIFMTSALQKEYTTGKNEIAIYRTSIILAVITTILGIGAMIFAQHPALRSISSVSLIGVFAALIITFIFYPILFKLFLSNRPKNGNAPFELRSFLHGVLSFTYYGLGGILMSIFSLILMPIIPLSEKTKMKGFRYCISKFMKSVLYTNPFVDKKVINKYNEDFEKPAILIANHSSFLDILAIGGLSPKIIFLVNDWVYNSPVFGATVKKAGFYPVSEGLENGVEHLRQKVKEGYSIMIFPEGTRSESNQIKRFHKGAFYLAEEFNLDILPVLIHGASETLPKGDFIIHDGSITVSILERITPENLSFGKSYAERTKEISAFFKSKFQEIRQEIEGPKYFKKMLLHSYDYKEIEVTKGVKNDLRNNLENYYRLNQYISAKAKIAHLSNDYGQLDVLLALQEPQRKIYSYNSDEEKREISKTNYIVKKRKIFYPENLETILENQFDVVLISDESYNDNPEKIVSKFDTIILIYCLHYKVKLIASGFKIISEEKEITVLKKN